One Streptomyces sp. RPA4-2 genomic window carries:
- the hpnH gene encoding adenosyl-hopene transferase HpnH, with protein sequence MAMPLRQSMKVAAYLFEQKLRKRDKFALIVELEPLFACNLACEGCGKIQHPAGVLKQRMPVAQAVGAVLESGAPMVSIAGGEPLMHPQIDEIVRQLVAKKKFVFLCTNAMLLRKKMDKFKPSPYFAWAVHIDGLRERHDESVAKEGVFDEAVAAIKEAKRRGFRVTTNSTFFNTDTPQTIIEVLNYLNDDLKVDEMMLSPAYAYEKAPDQEHFLGVQQTRELFKKAFAGGNRRRWRLNHSPLFLDFLEGKVDFPCTAWAIPSYSLFGWQKPCYLMSDGYVQTYKQLLEETDWDSYGRGKDDRCANCMAHCGYEPTAVLATMGSLKESLRAARETFTESRG encoded by the coding sequence ATGGCCATGCCACTTCGGCAGTCCATGAAGGTCGCTGCGTACCTGTTTGAACAGAAGCTCAGGAAGCGGGACAAGTTCGCGCTGATTGTCGAGTTGGAACCCCTCTTCGCGTGCAATCTCGCGTGCGAGGGATGCGGGAAGATCCAGCACCCCGCGGGCGTGCTCAAGCAGCGGATGCCCGTGGCGCAGGCCGTGGGCGCGGTGCTGGAGTCCGGTGCCCCGATGGTGTCCATCGCGGGCGGCGAGCCGCTGATGCACCCGCAGATCGACGAGATCGTGCGGCAGTTGGTGGCCAAGAAGAAGTTCGTCTTCCTGTGCACCAACGCGATGTTGCTGCGCAAGAAGATGGACAAGTTCAAGCCCTCACCGTACTTCGCGTGGGCCGTGCACATCGACGGGCTGCGTGAGCGGCACGACGAGTCCGTGGCCAAGGAAGGCGTCTTCGACGAGGCGGTCGCAGCCATCAAGGAGGCCAAGCGCCGTGGCTTCCGGGTCACCACGAACTCGACCTTCTTCAACACCGACACCCCGCAGACCATCATCGAGGTCCTCAACTACCTCAACGACGACCTGAAGGTCGACGAGATGATGCTCTCGCCCGCCTACGCCTACGAGAAGGCCCCCGACCAGGAGCACTTCCTCGGCGTCCAGCAGACCCGGGAACTGTTCAAGAAGGCCTTCGCGGGCGGCAACCGGCGCCGCTGGCGGCTCAACCACAGCCCGCTCTTCCTGGACTTCCTGGAGGGCAAGGTCGACTTCCCGTGCACCGCGTGGGCGATCCCGAGCTACTCGCTCTTCGGCTGGCAGAAGCCCTGCTACCTGATGAGCGACGGGTACGTGCAGACGTACAAGCAGCTCCTGGAGGAGACCGACTGGGACTCCTACGGTCGCGGCAAGGACGACCGGTGCGCCAACTGCATGGCGCACTGCGGCTACGAGCCGACCGCCGTCCTCGCCACCATGGGCTCCCTCAAGGAGTCGCTGCGCGCCGCCCGTGAGACCTTTACGGAAAGCCGCGGGTGA
- the ispG gene encoding flavodoxin-dependent (E)-4-hydroxy-3-methylbut-2-enyl-diphosphate synthase yields the protein MTAVSLGLPEVPVRPIAERRVSRRIQVGPVAVGGGAPVSVQSMTTTRTSDVGATLQQIAELTASGCQIVRVACPTQDDADALATIARKSQIPVIADIHFQPKYVFAAIDAGCAAVRVNPGNIKQFDDKVKEIARAASQAGTPIRIGVNAGSLDRRLLQKYGRATPEALVESALWEASLFEEHGFRDIKISVKHNDPVVMVNAYRQLAAACDYPLHLGVTEAGPAFQGTIKSAVAFGALLAEGIGDTIRVSLSAPPAEECKVGIQILESLGLRQRRLEIVSCPSCGRAQVDVYKLADEVTAGLEGMEVPLRVAVMGCVVNGPGEAREADLGVASGNGKGQIFVKGEVIKTVPESKIVETLIEEAMKIAEQMENDGVGSGEPAVTVS from the coding sequence ATGACCGCCGTTTCCTTGGGCCTCCCCGAGGTGCCGGTCCGACCGATCGCGGAACGCCGTGTGTCACGGCGGATCCAGGTCGGACCGGTGGCGGTCGGGGGAGGAGCACCCGTCTCCGTGCAGTCGATGACGACGACGCGTACGTCGGACGTCGGCGCCACCCTGCAGCAGATCGCGGAACTCACCGCGTCCGGCTGCCAGATCGTCCGCGTCGCCTGTCCCACGCAGGACGACGCGGACGCCCTCGCGACGATCGCCCGCAAGTCGCAGATCCCGGTGATCGCGGACATCCACTTCCAGCCGAAGTACGTCTTCGCCGCCATCGACGCGGGCTGCGCGGCGGTGCGGGTGAACCCGGGCAACATCAAGCAGTTCGACGACAAGGTGAAGGAGATCGCGCGCGCCGCCTCCCAGGCGGGCACACCCATCCGGATCGGCGTCAACGCGGGCTCGCTCGACCGGCGTCTGCTGCAGAAGTACGGCAGGGCGACGCCGGAGGCACTCGTCGAGTCGGCGCTGTGGGAGGCGTCCCTCTTCGAGGAGCACGGGTTCCGGGACATCAAGATCTCGGTGAAGCACAACGACCCGGTCGTCATGGTCAACGCCTACCGCCAACTGGCGGCGGCCTGCGACTACCCGCTCCATCTGGGCGTCACGGAGGCCGGGCCGGCGTTCCAGGGGACCATCAAGTCGGCCGTCGCCTTCGGGGCGTTGCTCGCCGAGGGCATCGGGGACACCATCCGGGTCTCCCTGAGCGCGCCGCCCGCCGAGGAGTGCAAGGTCGGTATCCAGATCCTGGAGTCGCTGGGCCTGCGTCAGCGGCGCCTGGAGATCGTGTCGTGCCCGTCCTGCGGGCGCGCCCAGGTGGACGTCTACAAGCTGGCCGACGAGGTCACGGCCGGTCTGGAGGGGATGGAGGTCCCGTTGCGCGTCGCGGTCATGGGCTGCGTCGTCAACGGCCCCGGAGAGGCGCGGGAGGCGGACCTGGGGGTCGCCTCCGGCAACGGCAAGGGGCAGATCTTCGTCAAGGGCGAGGTCATCAAGACCGTGCCCGAGTCGAAGATCGTGGAGACCCTCATCGAGGAAGCGATGAAGATCGCCGAGCAGATGGAGAACGACGGCGTCGGGTCCGGGGAACCGGCCGTCACCGTGAGTTGA
- the dxs gene encoding 1-deoxy-D-xylulose-5-phosphate synthase: MTILESIRGPRDLKALSEAEVGELADEIREFLVHAVARTGGHLGPNLGVVELSIALHRVFESPVDRILWDTGHQSYVHKLLTGRQDFSKLRGKGGLSGYPSREESEHDIIENSHASTALGWADGLAKARQVQGEKGHVVAVIGDGALTGGMAWEALNNIAAAKDRPLIIVVNDNERSYAPTIGGLANHLATLRTTDSYERVLAWGKDVLLRTPVVGPTLYESLHGAKKGFKDAFAPQGMFEDLGLKYVGPIDGHDTGAVESALRRAKRFHGPVLVHCLTEKGRGYEPALAHEEDRFHTVGVMDPLTCEPLAPSGGPSWTSVFGDEIARIGEEREDVVAITAAMLHPVGLGRFAERFPDRVWDVGIAEQHATVSAAGLATGGLHPVVAVYATFLNRAFDQLLMDVALHRCGVTFVLDRAGVTGVDGASHNGMWDMSVLQVVPGLRIAAPRDADQLRAQLREAVAVDDAPTLIRFPKESVGPAVPATDRVGGLDVLHRSAATPRVLLVAVGVMAPVCLQAAELLEARGIGCTVVDPRWVKPVDPALPGLAAEHRLVAVVEDNSRAAGVGSAVALALGDAEVDVPVRRFGIPEQFLAHAKRAEVLADIGLTPVEIAGRIGAALAVKDESSKEK, translated from the coding sequence GTGACGATTCTGGAGAGCATCCGGGGACCACGCGACCTGAAGGCGCTGTCCGAGGCGGAGGTCGGTGAACTGGCCGATGAGATCCGGGAGTTCCTGGTGCACGCGGTCGCCAGGACCGGTGGACATCTCGGGCCCAATCTGGGGGTGGTGGAACTCTCCATCGCACTCCACAGGGTCTTCGAGTCACCCGTCGACCGCATCCTGTGGGACACCGGTCACCAGAGCTATGTGCACAAGCTGCTGACAGGACGTCAGGACTTCTCCAAGCTGCGCGGCAAGGGGGGCCTGTCCGGCTACCCCTCGCGCGAGGAGTCCGAGCACGACATCATCGAGAACAGCCACGCCTCCACGGCGCTCGGCTGGGCGGACGGCCTCGCCAAGGCCCGCCAGGTGCAGGGGGAGAAGGGCCATGTCGTCGCGGTCATCGGCGACGGCGCGCTGACCGGCGGGATGGCGTGGGAGGCGCTGAACAACATCGCCGCCGCGAAGGACCGACCGCTGATCATCGTCGTCAACGACAACGAACGCTCGTACGCGCCGACCATCGGCGGCCTCGCCAACCACCTCGCCACCCTGCGGACGACGGACAGCTACGAGCGGGTGCTGGCCTGGGGCAAGGACGTACTGCTGCGCACCCCCGTCGTCGGACCCACGCTCTACGAGTCCCTGCACGGCGCCAAGAAGGGCTTCAAGGACGCCTTCGCACCGCAGGGCATGTTCGAGGACCTCGGACTCAAGTACGTCGGTCCGATCGACGGACACGACACCGGGGCCGTGGAGTCCGCGCTGCGGCGCGCGAAGCGTTTCCACGGGCCGGTGCTGGTCCACTGTCTGACGGAGAAGGGCCGCGGCTACGAACCGGCGCTCGCCCACGAGGAGGACCGCTTCCACACGGTGGGCGTGATGGACCCGCTGACCTGCGAGCCGCTCGCGCCCTCGGGCGGGCCCTCCTGGACCTCGGTGTTCGGCGACGAGATCGCCCGGATCGGGGAGGAGCGCGAGGACGTCGTGGCGATAACGGCGGCGATGCTGCACCCGGTGGGACTCGGCAGGTTCGCCGAGCGGTTCCCCGACCGGGTGTGGGACGTCGGGATCGCCGAGCAGCACGCCACGGTCTCCGCGGCGGGGCTCGCCACGGGCGGCCTGCACCCGGTCGTCGCCGTCTACGCCACCTTCCTCAACCGGGCCTTCGACCAGCTCCTGATGGACGTCGCGCTGCACCGCTGCGGCGTCACCTTCGTCCTGGACCGGGCCGGTGTCACCGGCGTCGACGGCGCCTCGCACAACGGCATGTGGGACATGTCCGTCCTCCAGGTCGTGCCGGGCCTCAGGATCGCCGCGCCGCGCGACGCCGACCAACTCCGCGCCCAGTTGCGGGAGGCGGTCGCCGTCGACGACGCGCCGACGCTCATCCGGTTCCCGAAGGAGTCGGTGGGCCCGGCGGTCCCGGCGACCGACCGGGTGGGCGGCCTCGACGTCCTGCACCGGTCCGCGGCGACCCCGCGGGTGCTCCTGGTGGCCGTCGGCGTCATGGCGCCGGTCTGCCTCCAGGCCGCCGAACTGCTGGAGGCCCGGGGCATCGGCTGCACCGTCGTCGACCCGCGCTGGGTCAAACCCGTCGACCCGGCCCTGCCCGGCCTCGCGGCCGAACACCGGCTCGTGGCGGTCGTCGAGGACAACAGCCGGGCGGCCGGCGTCGGCTCGGCGGTCGCGCTGGCCCTGGGGGACGCCGAAGTGGACGTACCCGTAAGGAGGTTCGGAATCCCGGAGCAGTTCCTCGCGCACGCGAAACGCGCGGAGGTGCTGGCCGACATCGGGCTCACGCCCGTCGAGATCGCCGGGCGGATCGGGGCCGCCCTGGCAGTCAAGGACGAGTCGTCCAAGGAGAAATAG
- a CDS encoding aspartate aminotransferase family protein, with translation MTTPSGKREFDLGALLAERGAERYELHTKYLNHQLPRMLHTIGFDKVYERAEGAHFWDADGNDYLDMLAGFGVMGLGRHHPVVRQALHDVLDASLADLTRFDCQPLPGLLAEKLLTHSPHLDRVFFANSGTEAVETALKFARYATGRPRILYCSHAFHGLTTGSLSVNGEDGFRDGFAPLLPDTAVPLGDLDALARELARGDVAGLIVEPIQGKGVHEAPPGYLRAAQELLHRHKALLIADEVQTGLGRTGDFYAYQHEDGVEPDLVCVAKALSGGYVPVGATLGKDWIFKKVYSSMDRVLVHSASFGSNAQAMAAGLAVLSVMENEQVVANARATGERLKTRLAALVDTYELLSDVRGRGLMIGIEFGRPKSLKLRGRWTMLQAARKGLFAQMVVVPLLQRHRILTQVSGDHLEVIKLIPPLIIGERDVDRFMEAFVAVMDDAHSGGGLMWDFGKTLVKQAVANR, from the coding sequence ATGACCACCCCTTCCGGGAAACGGGAGTTCGACCTCGGCGCGCTGCTGGCCGAGCGCGGGGCCGAGCGCTACGAGCTGCACACCAAGTACCTGAACCACCAGCTCCCGCGCATGCTCCACACCATCGGCTTCGACAAGGTGTACGAGCGGGCCGAGGGCGCGCACTTCTGGGACGCGGACGGCAACGACTACCTGGACATGCTCGCCGGGTTCGGGGTGATGGGCCTGGGCCGCCATCACCCCGTCGTCCGCCAGGCGCTGCACGACGTCCTGGACGCCTCGCTCGCCGACCTCACCCGCTTCGACTGCCAGCCCCTGCCCGGACTGCTGGCGGAGAAGCTGCTCACCCACAGCCCGCACCTGGACCGGGTGTTCTTCGCCAACAGCGGTACGGAGGCGGTGGAGACCGCCCTGAAGTTCGCCCGGTACGCCACCGGCAGGCCGAGGATCCTCTACTGCTCCCACGCCTTCCACGGGCTGACCACCGGGTCGCTGTCCGTGAACGGCGAGGACGGGTTCCGCGACGGCTTCGCCCCGCTGCTGCCCGACACGGCCGTCCCGCTCGGCGACCTCGACGCGCTGGCCCGCGAGCTGGCGCGGGGCGACGTCGCCGGGCTCATCGTCGAGCCCATCCAGGGCAAGGGCGTGCACGAGGCCCCGCCCGGCTACCTGCGCGCCGCCCAGGAACTGCTGCACCGGCACAAGGCGCTGCTCATCGCGGACGAGGTGCAGACGGGCCTGGGGCGGACCGGGGACTTCTACGCCTACCAGCACGAGGACGGCGTGGAACCAGACCTGGTGTGCGTGGCGAAGGCGCTCTCCGGCGGCTATGTGCCGGTCGGCGCCACCCTCGGCAAGGACTGGATCTTCAAGAAGGTCTACTCGTCGATGGACCGGGTCCTCGTCCACTCGGCGAGCTTCGGGTCCAACGCGCAGGCCATGGCGGCCGGGCTCGCCGTGCTCTCGGTGATGGAGAACGAGCAGGTCGTCGCGAACGCGCGGGCCACCGGGGAGCGGCTGAAGACCCGGCTCGCGGCGCTCGTCGACACGTACGAGCTGCTCAGTGACGTCCGCGGCCGGGGGCTGATGATCGGCATCGAGTTCGGGCGGCCCAAGTCGCTCAAGCTGCGCGGCCGCTGGACCATGCTGCAGGCCGCGCGCAAGGGCCTCTTCGCGCAGATGGTCGTCGTCCCGCTGCTGCAGCGGCACCGCATCCTCACCCAGGTCTCCGGGGACCACCTGGAGGTGATCAAACTGATCCCGCCGCTGATCATCGGCGAGCGGGACGTGGACCGGTTCATGGAGGCCTTCGTCGCCGTGATGGACGACGCGCACAGCGGCGGCGGGCTGATGTGGGACTTCGGGAAGACGCTGGTCAAGCAGGCGGTGGCGAACCGCTAG
- a CDS encoding helix-turn-helix domain-containing protein: MSPIEPGAADTPPETGTADLLPVVAPHLRELRRRASLTLEAAARTAGLSAAHLSRLETGQRQPSLPMLLALARIYGTTVSELLGERAAERDAIVRAADMEPTAAGGWTYWQAGSPGRGMQALRVHVPYGSQGDIVRVHPGEEWLHVLQGRLRLRLGDTTQVLAPGDSAHFDSLTPHRIAAADQAGADLLFVHTLLQSPAAALCLGPATAHPTLGETS, from the coding sequence ATGAGCCCCATCGAGCCGGGGGCGGCGGACACGCCGCCCGAGACCGGGACAGCCGACCTGCTGCCCGTCGTCGCGCCGCACCTGCGTGAGCTGCGCCGACGTGCCTCACTGACCCTGGAGGCCGCGGCCCGCACCGCCGGGCTCTCGGCCGCCCACCTCTCCCGGCTGGAGACGGGGCAGCGCCAGCCCTCGCTGCCGATGCTGCTCGCTCTCGCCCGCATCTACGGTACGACGGTCTCGGAGCTGCTGGGCGAGAGGGCCGCCGAACGGGACGCCATCGTCCGGGCCGCCGACATGGAGCCGACCGCGGCGGGCGGCTGGACCTACTGGCAGGCCGGCTCCCCGGGCCGCGGGATGCAGGCACTGCGGGTGCACGTCCCCTACGGCTCCCAGGGCGACATCGTGCGCGTCCATCCCGGCGAGGAGTGGCTCCACGTCCTCCAGGGGCGGCTGCGGCTGCGCCTCGGGGACACCACGCAGGTGCTCGCGCCCGGGGACAGCGCGCACTTCGACTCGCTGACCCCGCACCGCATAGCCGCCGCCGACCAGGCGGGGGCCGATCTCCTCTTCGTACACACCCTGCTGCAGAGCCCCGCCGCCGCGCTGTGCCTCGGCCCGGCGACGGCGCACCCGACCCTGGGAGAGACGTCATGA
- a CDS encoding DUF6126 family protein produces the protein MEDKFPRALWVRLIIYVAVGHLFAAFIYLLFTLGAQNQ, from the coding sequence ATGGAGGACAAGTTCCCCCGTGCGCTGTGGGTGCGGCTGATCATCTACGTCGCCGTCGGCCACCTCTTCGCGGCCTTCATCTACCTGCTGTTCACGCTGGGGGCGCAGAACCAGTAG
- a CDS encoding tyrosine-protein phosphatase — MTQQVPSTEPELAGVRNFRDVGGLPTVDGRRVRSGRLFRSGHLAHATKEDAAFLSSLGLHTIFDFRNASDQKLEGPDVELPGVRNVNLPLTDPADGSEFWKMVRDGELDQLRAHLGDGRAADRMIGSYRTIITERTAEHSRVLHALAEDSVPALMHCAAGKDRAGLSIAVTLLAVGVEHDAIVADYLESNTRHRRYKVHRNGTSDTARSPEVMELLSPLFDARAEYLTAAFETIEETWGGVDGYLEQALRLTPELRDRLRDRLLD, encoded by the coding sequence GTGACGCAGCAGGTCCCGTCGACCGAGCCGGAGCTGGCCGGAGTGCGCAACTTCCGAGACGTGGGCGGCCTGCCCACCGTGGACGGCCGGCGGGTACGGTCCGGGCGGCTGTTCCGCAGTGGCCACCTCGCGCACGCCACGAAGGAGGACGCCGCGTTCCTCTCCTCCCTCGGACTGCACACGATCTTCGACTTCCGCAACGCCTCGGACCAGAAACTGGAGGGACCGGACGTCGAGCTGCCCGGCGTACGGAACGTGAATCTTCCGCTGACCGACCCGGCCGACGGCAGCGAGTTCTGGAAGATGGTCCGTGACGGCGAGCTCGACCAGCTCCGTGCCCACCTCGGCGACGGCAGGGCGGCGGACCGGATGATCGGTTCGTACCGCACGATCATCACCGAACGCACGGCGGAGCACTCCCGGGTGCTGCACGCCCTGGCCGAGGACAGCGTGCCCGCGCTCATGCACTGCGCGGCGGGCAAGGACCGCGCGGGGCTGTCCATAGCGGTGACGCTGCTCGCCGTGGGCGTCGAGCACGACGCCATCGTCGCCGACTACCTGGAGTCGAACACGCGCCACCGCCGCTACAAGGTGCACCGCAACGGCACCTCGGACACGGCCCGCTCCCCCGAGGTCATGGAGCTGCTCAGCCCGCTGTTCGACGCGCGGGCCGAATATCTGACGGCGGCCTTCGAGACCATCGAGGAGACCTGGGGCGGCGTCGACGGCTATCTGGAGCAGGCCCTGCGTCTCACGCCCGAGCTGCGGGACCGGCTGCGCGACAGGCTCCTCGACTGA
- a CDS encoding M23 family metallopeptidase: MPAKGKHRRPKFLRLPRSIAVVGTGGAALALPLMGAVCAHAAAPVTAVPSAVQKITTVSAPAGTAAEKSTAKTYVVKAGDTLAKIADRQHVSGGWKKLYADNRAVVGGDPAHISPGLKLTIEGQSATAGAARPAVEAATAAKTADAGYTLPVEGATIGTGYKVPGSMWSSGYHTGVDFVVPTGTTIRSVAAGTVVSAGWGGAYGNQVVVQHADGRYSQYAHMSALSVSAGQTVTAGQKLGLSGATGNVTGPHLHFEIRTTPVYGSDVDPVAYLRSHGVVVA, from the coding sequence ATGCCCGCGAAGGGTAAGCACCGTCGTCCCAAATTCCTGCGTCTGCCCCGCTCGATCGCCGTGGTCGGCACCGGTGGTGCCGCGCTCGCACTGCCGCTGATGGGCGCCGTCTGCGCCCATGCGGCGGCCCCGGTGACCGCCGTCCCGTCCGCCGTGCAGAAGATCACGACGGTCTCCGCGCCTGCCGGAACCGCCGCGGAGAAGTCCACGGCGAAGACCTATGTCGTGAAGGCCGGTGACACGCTCGCGAAGATCGCCGACCGGCAGCACGTCAGCGGCGGCTGGAAGAAGCTCTACGCCGACAACCGCGCGGTCGTCGGCGGCGATCCGGCGCACATCAGTCCTGGTCTGAAGCTCACGATCGAGGGGCAGAGCGCCACGGCCGGCGCCGCGCGGCCCGCCGTCGAAGCGGCCACCGCGGCCAAGACCGCCGACGCGGGGTACACCCTGCCCGTCGAGGGAGCCACCATCGGCACCGGCTACAAGGTGCCCGGCAGCATGTGGTCCAGCGGCTACCACACCGGTGTGGACTTCGTGGTCCCGACCGGCACCACGATCCGGTCCGTCGCCGCGGGCACCGTCGTCTCGGCCGGCTGGGGCGGCGCGTACGGCAACCAGGTCGTCGTCCAGCACGCCGACGGCCGGTACTCGCAGTACGCCCACATGTCCGCCCTCTCCGTCTCGGCGGGGCAGACCGTGACCGCGGGGCAGAAGCTCGGCCTCTCCGGCGCGACCGGCAACGTCACCGGTCCGCACCTGCACTTCGAGATCCGCACGACCCCCGTCTACGGCTCGGACGTGGACCCGGTCGCGTACCTGCGCTCCCACGGTGTCGTCGTCGCCTGA
- a CDS encoding SGNH/GDSL hydrolase family protein — protein MIGSYVAVGDSFTEGVGDPGPEGAFVGWADRFAVLLADRQPEGDFTYTNLAVRGKLLDQVIDDQLRRAKELAPDLVSFCAGGNDIIRPGTDPDEVAERFERAVADLTSAVGSVMVTTGFDTRGVPVLKHLRGKIATYNGHVRAIADRYGCPVLDLWSLKTIQDRRAWDGDRLHLSPEGHTRVALRAGQVLGLDVPADPDQPWPPLPPRGTLEVRRDDIHWAREYLVPWIGRRLRGESSGDHVAAKGSLSPDDIKLRIGSVA, from the coding sequence GTGATCGGGTCGTACGTGGCGGTGGGGGACAGCTTCACCGAAGGCGTCGGCGACCCCGGCCCCGAAGGAGCCTTCGTCGGTTGGGCGGACCGTTTCGCGGTACTGCTCGCGGACCGGCAGCCGGAAGGCGACTTCACCTACACCAACCTCGCCGTGCGCGGGAAGCTGCTCGACCAGGTCATCGACGACCAGCTCCGGCGGGCCAAGGAACTCGCCCCGGACCTGGTCTCCTTCTGCGCGGGCGGCAACGACATCATCCGGCCCGGCACCGACCCCGACGAGGTCGCGGAGCGCTTCGAGCGCGCGGTCGCCGACCTCACCTCCGCCGTCGGCTCCGTCATGGTGACGACCGGCTTCGACACCCGCGGCGTCCCGGTGCTGAAGCACCTGCGCGGCAAGATCGCCACGTACAACGGGCATGTACGGGCCATCGCGGACCGCTACGGCTGTCCCGTCCTCGACCTGTGGTCCCTCAAGACGATCCAGGACCGGCGCGCCTGGGACGGCGACCGCCTGCACCTGTCTCCGGAGGGCCACACCAGGGTCGCGCTGCGAGCCGGCCAGGTCCTCGGCCTCGACGTGCCCGCCGACCCGGACCAGCCCTGGCCTCCCCTGCCGCCCCGCGGCACGCTGGAGGTGCGGCGCGACGACATCCACTGGGCACGCGAGTACCTCGTGCCGTGGATCGGACGAAGGCTGCGTGGGGAGTCCTCGGGCGACCACGTGGCGGCCAAGGGCAGCCTCTCGCCGGACGACATCAAGTTGCGCATCGGGTCCGTCGCCTGA
- a CDS encoding TetR/AcrR family transcriptional regulator, giving the protein MAERRQELLRAAIGQIEARGVAAVRIADVASSLGVSNALVLYHFSTKEKLVAAAFTHAAEDDLAHLRKLLGRRTSALRRLRAAVRWYAPTGQAKGWRLWIEGWGAALREPALREVTRDLDTQWKAAITEVIAEGVAGGEFRCPDPAGAALRLTALLDGLAVQMTAYAGAVSRARAQEWVDDALARELGLDRAALTAALR; this is encoded by the coding sequence GTGGCGGAGCGGCGTCAGGAGTTGCTGCGGGCCGCCATCGGACAGATCGAGGCACGGGGCGTGGCGGCGGTACGGATCGCCGACGTCGCCTCGTCGCTCGGCGTGAGCAACGCGTTGGTGCTGTATCACTTCTCCACCAAGGAGAAGCTGGTCGCGGCCGCGTTCACCCATGCCGCCGAGGACGACCTCGCCCATCTGCGCAAGCTGCTCGGGCGTCGTACGTCCGCGCTGCGACGGCTGCGCGCGGCCGTCCGCTGGTACGCGCCGACCGGCCAGGCCAAGGGCTGGCGGCTGTGGATCGAGGGCTGGGGCGCGGCCCTGCGCGAGCCCGCGCTGCGCGAGGTCACCCGTGATCTCGACACGCAGTGGAAGGCCGCGATCACCGAGGTCATCGCGGAGGGAGTGGCCGGCGGCGAGTTCCGGTGCCCGGATCCCGCGGGGGCCGCACTGCGGCTGACGGCGCTGCTCGACGGGCTGGCGGTGCAGATGACCGCCTATGCGGGCGCGGTGTCGCGGGCGCGGGCCCAGGAGTGGGTGGACGACGCGCTCGCACGGGAGTTGGGTCTCGACCGGGCGGCCCTCACGGCGGCGTTGCGCTGA
- a CDS encoding glutamate dehydrogenase: MTAPSTAPLITLTWTDHVTGRPGFLVVDRLVRGVSSGGLRMREGCTLDEVAGLARGMTMKEALHYNPEGRYIPLGGAKGGIDCDPQDPAAYGLLVRYLRAMRPYIESFWTTGEDLGLTQDLVDRAVTEAGLVSSIQAVYPLLDDEKSARSRLADAFAVEVDGIGLDELVGGCGVAESVLAALDRAGAPYPGTRVAVQGLGTMGGATARFLARAGLTVVAVADIKGTIENPDGLDVDTLLAARDAYGTVDRSALRPADRELPADAWLSAGADVLVPAAVSYAIDTTNQARITARWIVEAANMPVLPEAEDLLAARGVLVLPDVVVNSGTNAWWWWTLFGDIGADADEAFAYTRRSMRALIDRMLARAEADGTTPRAAAHAIVADRLPVIAERFGWYR; the protein is encoded by the coding sequence ATGACCGCGCCTTCGACCGCGCCCCTGATCACACTCACCTGGACCGACCACGTCACCGGCCGCCCGGGCTTCCTCGTGGTCGACCGCCTGGTCCGGGGTGTCTCCAGCGGCGGGCTGCGGATGCGCGAGGGCTGCACCCTGGACGAGGTCGCCGGGCTGGCCCGGGGCATGACGATGAAGGAGGCCCTGCACTACAACCCCGAGGGCCGCTACATCCCGCTGGGCGGCGCCAAGGGCGGCATCGACTGCGACCCCCAGGACCCGGCGGCGTACGGCCTCCTGGTGCGCTATCTGCGCGCCATGCGCCCGTACATCGAGAGCTTCTGGACCACGGGCGAGGATCTCGGGCTCACCCAGGACCTGGTCGACCGGGCTGTCACGGAGGCGGGGCTCGTCTCGTCCATCCAGGCCGTGTACCCGCTGCTCGACGACGAGAAGAGCGCGCGGAGCCGTCTCGCGGACGCCTTCGCGGTCGAGGTGGACGGGATCGGGCTCGACGAACTGGTGGGCGGCTGCGGTGTCGCCGAGTCGGTGCTCGCGGCCCTGGACCGCGCCGGGGCCCCGTACCCGGGAACGCGCGTCGCCGTACAGGGCCTGGGCACCATGGGCGGAGCCACGGCGCGCTTCCTGGCGCGCGCCGGTCTCACCGTCGTGGCCGTCGCCGACATCAAGGGCACGATCGAGAACCCGGACGGACTCGACGTCGACACGCTGCTCGCGGCGAGAGACGCCTACGGGACGGTGGACCGCTCGGCGCTGCGCCCGGCCGACCGTGAACTTCCGGCCGACGCCTGGCTGTCGGCCGGCGCGGACGTCCTGGTGCCCGCGGCGGTCTCGTACGCGATCGACACCACGAACCAGGCCCGGATCACCGCCCGTTGGATCGTGGAGGCGGCCAACATGCCCGTCCTGCCCGAGGCGGAGGACCTGCTAGCCGCGCGCGGGGTCCTCGTGCTGCCGGACGTCGTCGTCAACTCCGGTACGAACGCCTGGTGGTGGTGGACCCTCTTCGGTGACATCGGCGCGGACGCGGACGAGGCGTTCGCGTACACCCGGCGCTCCATGCGCGCTCTGATCGACCGGATGCTGGCCCGCGCGGAGGCCGACGGGACGACGCCGCGGGCCGCCGCGCACGCCATCGTCGCCGACCGACTGCCGGTGATCGCGGAACGGTTCGGGTGGTACCGCTGA